The Gammaproteobacteria bacterium DNA window ATCGAAATTTGCTAGTAAATGCGGCTGATTCTGGACGTGCAATGCCGGTTGGAGAAGAGGATCAATTATTATCTTTCTTGCCGTTATCGCATACATTTGAGAGAACTACAGGATATTATGCCCCCATGCTGCATGGCGCAGAAATTACTTACACACGTTCAATTGATCAGTTGGCAGAAGATTTGCAAATAATTAAGCCAACTATTTTAATTTCGGTGCCACGTATTTATGAGCGTGTTTACGCAAAGATTATTGCGCAAGTGCAATCTAAGTCTGCTATTGCTCAAAGACTTTTCAGTCACGCCCATGAAATAGGATATAAGAAATTCTGTTATCAGCAAGGAACGGGTGGTTGGTCAATATCATTTCTGCTACACCCTTTGCTGGATGAGATAGTAGCAAAAAAAATTCGCGAAAAATTAGGCGGAAGACTTAAGTTTGCGGTAGCAGGCGGTGCGGCATTTGCAAAAGAGTTGAACGCTTTTTTTATTGGAATGGGTGTGAATGTTGTACAAGGTTATGGAATGACCGAAAGCTCGCCGGTCATTTCTGCAAATAGAGTTGATAAGAATATTGTTGGAAGTGTTGGCATTGCCTTTGATAATGTTGAAGTTAAATTATCTGGTGTGGGGGAATTGATGGTACGTGGTGATTCGGTGATGCAGGGTTACTGGGATAATGAAGAAGCAACCAAAGAAGTGCTAACTGAAGATGGTTGGTTACACACGGGTGATATTGCGCGAATTGAAGATGGCATTATTTATATTACGGGTCGAGTGAAAGATATTATTGTGCTATCTAATGGCGAGAAGATTCCACCCGCTGATGTTGAGCATGCAGTATGTTCGGATGCTTTATTTGATCAAGCGATTGTGATTGGTGAGCGTAAGCCATTTTTATCTACAATAGTGGTGCTAAATTCTGAGCAGTGTAAATTGCAGCGCATTAATACAAATAATTTAAATAGCGAAGAAGTTAAATCGCAATTACTGAAAAAAATTAGTGCTTATATGGACGAATTCCCTGGTTATGCGCAAATTTATCAAATTACTGCTACGTTTGAACCTTGGGAAGTAGAAAATGGTTTGTTAACGCCTACTTTGAAAATTAAACGTGAAAAAGTAAAGCAGCTATTTAAGAAAGAAATAGATGCAATGTACGCAGGACACTAATTAGCTTTCAGTAAAATAAGTTTGTGTCATATCTCCTTCAGTGTCGATATCTACTGAAGAAACATTTGGCAGTTTTTTTAAAATATATGCAGCCATTAATGTGGCCATTTTTTCGTTTTCGCTGTGGATTGATGTTAGGATCTTGTCAGCTGCAATTTGACACCGCTGCACATTGTTTGGGCTATCAACCCACTCGCGGCTCATTTGCCAGCCGGAATCCATGTCAAGGTCCATTTTATTAAAAAACTCATCGGCTTCTATTAGCATATAATCTGGTACTTCAATGGGAATTGTTTTCTCATCAACAACAACTTTGAGTATCATGGTGTGCAATCCTTAGCTAAAACCTCATTATAACGAACAAGAGATTAATCGTGCTGATTCATTTGAAAAATGTACTAGGCTCAAAAGAGTTGTTAAAAGTACAAGAACTGATGACCAATGCTAATTATGTTGATGGGAAGCTAAGCGCTGGTTCGGTGGCTAGTCAAGTAAAGCATAATCAAGAGATAGCTTGCGATGATCCTATAGTCGAAGCCTTAAATAATATTGTGATGGGGAATTTGGTAAGGCATAAAACTTATCAACGAGCGGCTTTGCCGTTAAAGGTGGCAAGCCCATTTTATGCCTGTTACCAGCAAGGTATGCATTATGGAGAACATATTGATGATCCGGTCATGGGCTCAGGTAATAATCCAAAATATCGTTCTGATCTAGCATTGACTATATTTTTAAATCAGCCTGATCATTATCAAGGTGGTGAGTTATTGATACAAACAGATTATGGCCAGCAACAAATTAAATACCCTGCGGGCGATGCTGTGATGTACCCAGCAACCACGCGTCACAAAGTAGCGCAAGTGATATCGGGTAAACGAATGGTTGCTGTGACATGGGTGCAAAGTTTGATTAAAGACGCTGAGCAAAGAGCATTGTTGTATCAACTTGCTTGTGCGCGTGAAAAATTATTACGTAAGCAGTCTGGTGAAGAGCATACCAAGCAAGTTGATTTGGTTTATGTGAACCTTGTGCGTAAGTGGAGTGAACTCTAAAAAATTTATATTATGGATTTAAAGTCTTTAATTCGAGATATTCCAGATTTTCCAAAACCAGGAATCATGTTTCGTGATATCACAACTTTATTGCAAGATCATCAAGGGCTAAGTTATGTCATAGATCATTTTGCGAATAATTTCTCGGAGCATCAAGTGGATTATATTATTGCAATTGAGTCTCGTGGATTCATATTGGGTGCGCCGCTTGCATATCATTTGGGTGCTGGTTTTGTTCCAGTTCGTAAATCAGGGAAGTTGCCCGCAAAAGTACATTCGGTTGATTATGAACTAGAATATGGTGCTGATAGTCTTGAAATTCATAGAGATGCCATTAAACCCGGCAGCAAAGTGTTAGTTGTTGATGATGTCATTGCTACGGGAGGTACGGCAGCAGCGACGGCTAAGCTACTTGATCAATTTGACTGTGAGCTATTAGGATTTGCTTTTATTGTTGAGCTAACTGCTTTGGCAGGGAGAGATATACTACCTGTCGCACCTGTACATTCTATCGTTAAGTATTAGTTGATAGGAATATATTGTGAGCTTACTCGCAAAAGTAATGGCGTTGTAGAGCTAATATATTGTCATAAAGTACTAACAGCGATGCAACATGAAGGATTTAACTAAAAATAGCAGGCTTACGGAGCAAGAGCGGCGAAATTTAAATTCGACAGCCGAAGCGGATGTGTTAGAACGTAGAAAGAGGCCTGATCGAAGACTGGCTGGGTTAGATGTGCGAGTAATAGATGTGACTGAAACTGCCTTTTTGAATTTCATTCATCAACTCATACCAAAGAAGTAGCGTGCGCTATATTATTATTCTTGCGTGAGTTTTTAAGTCCGGTTGTATTTGCAGGAATAAACCAATAGCAGCTAGCTTGTGCTAGTGTGATTTTGTTCCCTTAATGGGTTTCTAATATGGTTTAAAAACCTGCAGTTCTAATATCTTCTAAGTTTAATTTATCACTATCTGAATTTAGTCCAGGCTCTTCATCAGTTTTTTTTGCTGATGTAATAGATTCTGATGAATCACTATATTCTTCTTCTAAGCTATCTACAGGGCGTTGATCTTCTTTAGACATTTATCTTTCCTCACAATTTTAGAATTTTCACGCAGTAAAAATTCTATATAAGTTAGGTTACATTAAGCTTAAATTTATGTAAGTTTTTCGTGTGATAGTTCACAATTTTGTACTGTTCAATTGAGAACTAGTTGGTAAATTTTTAATGAGAATACATAGTTGTATTTGAGTGTATTGTTGAAATAAATTAAAGATATTAATTTACAATGAGTTATTAGTTCTCATTAGAGCTTAACTTTAAGAATAAAGCGTGAAAGCTTAGTGCATAAAAAAGCCGCGACTGGCGCGGCTTTTTAAACAAATGTCTTAGAGTGAATTAAGCGTGCGAACCTTTTTCACCGTGTGCATCATCAACAACATCCATGGCCAGTTTAGAATACTCTTCGCGGTAGCCACTTAATTCAGCACCATCTTCGGGTGTGAAGTATTCTTCAGCAGAAACGCCACGAGCACGATCTAGCTCGATAAATTTCTTTTGCATTTCTAACATTTTTTTAATTTTGTCTTGCTTAGAGCTCATGGGCCCTCCGAAAGTAATTTAATTCAAATTCTGTAAATAAATATTAATTCATATTGTCGGGATGTTATGTATCCCGATAGAGAGTATGTGAACTAGTAGCCGCCTTTACGTCGGCTTTCTGGTAGTCCACCGATTCTGCCGCCTTGCTTGCTGGGGTCGCCAGGGAACAGATCATAGAGTGTTTTTGCATTAATGCTTTTATCACCCCATAGTTTGGTCATTGCTTTAACCATGTTGCGTGTATTTGGTTGATTGCCTGCATTATTAATAAATTCATCACGCAAGTAGTTGACCACGTCCCAATGTCTGTCAGTCAATTCGACGCCTTCTTCCTTGGCGATGACTTCAGCAAGTGCTTCTGACCAGTCTTCAATATTGGTTAGGAATCCGCTTGGTGTGGTTTCAATAGACTTTCCATCAACTTCAATTGACATAATTTATTCTCCTAACAACTTAACTTTATATATGTGTTCAATAATTTTCAGGGCGTTATTTTTCCTGTGTCTCATTGACCGCGTCAATACCCTTATGAGGTAAAAATAGCCCGCAGCCGAATTTTCTGCCTACTCCAAGCCCTTGTTGTTGGAGCAGTACTGACTCTGTAACATCAATGCCGTCAATCATCAGGCTGCGAGTGCCGAGAGTTCTATCTGGAAAGCGCATGCTTGTCGCTCGACCACTCATCATTTTTTTTGGTCTAATATTTTTTTCGGCGAGTAATTTGACCATTTCATTTAAAAAGTTGCTCTCATCTTCTATGTGTTCTGCCAATACATAGCGCGCGAAAATAGTGGTTAATTTAGATAGTTTTCTAATAGTTGGTTTGGAGAATTCGATTGATGCATTGCAAACATTAATAGTCTTGCCATTGAGTGTTTGCACATCTTCTATTTGTTCTTTTGGTGTGCGGATAGTAAAGAGTGTACGTCGCGATGGATAAATGAGTTCGTCAGGGTCAGTTGGGCGAATCCAACCGTTACCAGATTCGGCGCCATGAATAAGGTGTATACCGGTGTATTCATTGTTTTCTATCCACGGTAATTCCTTAATTATTGCTGTAGACAGTTGGTGTGCATGATCTAGTGGTAAATGTGCACATTTGATTTTGAAGTTGACGTCAACAATATCATCAGGCACTTCATAAATAGCTTCACTGTTGGTGTCATCGTTCCAAAACATGATTTAGCTTGGCCGCGCAGAGGTAAATACAGATTCAAGAATATCCTCCCATTCTTCTGGAGTATCTTTAAAAGGCGGTCTTACATCCATTTGGAAAAATATTTCGCCTTGTCGAGCACGTTTTTCTAGTTCAGCTTTTAATTCATCAAAGCTTTGCATGCCGTGATCCTGCATAAGAATTTCACTTAATGAGAGCATTATTTATTGACCATTAAATAATCTATTAAAGGAACGAGCACGATACATGACTCGTTGTTTCTGAGGAATATTCCCATTTGTAAAGGCGCTACGTCCATGAAGTATATTGTTACAGATCAATCCTTCCCCAGGTTGTAGTATGTAATGAATGACGAAAACACTATCCGTGAGTAACTCTTCTATCATACTGACTGCCTGCTGAACCCTGCTATCTTGCTTCCAATCAATACTGCGGGATCTGGAGGTATAACGCATTTGTAATGTATTGCTTGAGCTATCTCGATAGAAAACAGGTCCAATTTGAGCAGGACGTACTTGTTGGCCATTTTCGATATTAGCAGGAATTCTCAGCGCGTCAGGTTGCATTAAAGCTGCCACCAGGTCAGGATTTTTATCATGCAGTTGAATGTAAATAAGCTCATGATTAATAAGCATATTTTCTCCTCCTGAAGGCGCATTTTGAATGCAATGAAGAAGAAATGAGCGAATATGTTCATGTATAGCGTTGTAGTAGCCATCAGTATGCCAATTAAGTGCATTGGCTGTGTAGGGGATATAGCCACGTGCGCGACCTAAGTCCATGACTTTTATGGAAGAAATACTGTCATTATCAGCACATAGGTTTTGGTCGAGTGCACTCATACCTATTTGGTCAGCCATTTTTCTGATCGATGCTTTATTTGCGAGTGATGGTTGCTGGAGGCTGTATATAGCAAAATTGTCGTGCTGGCATTGTTTACTCAGACTTTCAAGCTCTTGTTGCGATAAGGATGCTGGGTTTTGAATAGCTACAGGCTGCAATTGAGTCTGGATAGTGCGATGAGCCAACTTAGATTCCCGCCATTTTGAATAGTCTGTTTCGAAGTCGAGCATAAGTGAAGAGCTAATTAAGTTTGAATAGTTTGCGAGCTGGTTAACGTTTTGCTTATTTATATATTACGACGACCAAACTCTAACATTAATTCAAGGTAGTTTGATTAACCAAAGTTGTAACTGGAATGTCTCTGTAACTAACTGTTATATATGTATAAAATATAGTTTAAGTCAGCCTGTTAGTAAGGGGTTATTATAAAATTTTATGTCGCTATATCCCTGTTGAGATAAGTTAGGTAACCCCCCGCACCCCATAGGTAGGATTTTGATCTTTACCCGTCAACTCTAGACTCCTATCCCATACACAGCCGGTGGATTAGGCTGTTCTGCGCGTGGAATAAAATAACCCCCAAGTTATAAATTAACTGGTGAATAGGAGAAATAAAAATGGCTGACCAGCATCATGATACCCCAATGCTTGATGAGTTAGAAAATGGACCATGGCCTAGTTTCATATCTGGAATCAAGCGTCTTCGTGATAAGCATGACGACACTAGAATCAATGGCATGGCAAATGACTTATTAGGTCAGTTAGAGCACTCATACGAAACTCGTAAGGGTTACTGGAAAGGTGGAACAGTCAGTGTATTCGGATACGGATCAGGCATTATTCCAAGATTTTCAGAAGTAGGTAGCTCATTCCCAGAGTCAAAAGAATTTCACACATTACGTGTCCAGCCACCTGCAGGTAACTACTACACTACTGACATGCTTCGTCAGCTAGGTGATAGCTGGGAAAAATGGGGGTCAGGTCTAGTCACATTCCACGGCCAAACAGGCAATATTATGTTTATCGGTACTTCAACCGAAAATACACAACACTTCTTTGATGAGATTAATGAATACGGTTGGGACTTGGGTGGCGCAGGCCCATGTGTTCGAACAGGTATGTCTTGTGTAGGTGCTGCACGTTGCGAGATGTCTGGTTTAGATGAAATGAAAATTCATCGTACTCTTCTTAATAACTTCACTGATGATGTTCACCGTCCAGCACTTCCATATAAGTTCAAGTTCAAAGTATCTGGATGTGGTAATGACTGCATGAACTCTATTGAGCGTTCTGACTTTGCGATTATTGGTACTTGGCGCGATGACATGAAAGTAGACCAAGAAGAAGTTAAAAAATTCGTGGCACGCAAAGGCCGTGAATATGTAATTGATAATGTTATTACACGTTGCCCCACTAAAGCGTTGTCATTAAAAGATGACGATACTATGGATGTTGATAATCGTAACTGTGTTCGTTGTATGCATTGCATGAACGTCATGGTGAAAGCACTCTCGCCAGGTGACGACCAAGGTGCAACTATTCTTATTGGTGGAAAGCGTACACTTAAGATTGGTGATTTAATGGGAACTGTCGTTGTTCCATTCATGAAGCTTGAGACTGAAGAAGATTATGAAAAGCTAACTGAAATGGCTGAAGAGACTATCGACTTCTGGGCAGAGAATGGTCTAGAGCACGAGCGCTGTGGTGAGATGGTAGAGCGTATTGGTCTGGTAAACTTCTTAGAAGGCGTTGGTATCGAAGTTGATCCAAACATGGTCAACGATCCTCGCCAAAGTTCATATGTCCGTATGGATGGCTGGGATGAAGAAGCTGAGAAGTGGTTTAACCGAAAAGCAGAAGAGAAAGCAGCAAGCTAATTTTGCACATCGAAAAAAAGAATTTTAATTTCTATTATTTTAAGTCACTAAAGCCTGCGCACCAATGCAGGCTTTTAGTTCGGAGATAAAAAACAATGGCACAAGATCATCGACCACCTATTGAATCAGGATGTCCAGACGGCTTCCAATATATGCATCCAGTTATGCGCAAGAATTACGGCGATTGGGATTATCATGAGCATCCGCGACCGGGTGTTTTATTACACGTAGCAAAAAATGGCGATCAAATTTGGACTGTACGTGCAGGTACACAACGTATCCTTGATGTATTCACACTGCGCACGCTATGTGATATCGGTGATAAGTTTGCAGATGGATATGTACGTTTCACTATTCGTTCAAACATTGAATACATGGTGGCAGACGAAGCAAAAGTACAACCAATGATTGATGCTTTAGAAGCAGAAGGTTTTGTTGTTGGTGGTACTAAGAACTCAGTTGCAATGATTTCTCATACTCAAGGTTGGTTGCATTGTGATATTCCAGGCACTGACGCATCAGGTGTTGTTAAGGCAATGATGGATGAGCTTATTGATGAGTTCAAAGAAAACAACATGCCTAACCGCGTACATATCACAACATCTTGCTGCCAAATTAACTGTGGTGGCCAAGGTGATATTGCAATTAACGTTCAGCACACTAAGCCGCCGAAGATTAATCACGACTTAGTATCAAACGTATGTGAGCGACCTTCAGTGGTTGCGCGTTGCCCAGTAGCAGCGATTAGACCAGCATTGGTAAATGGTAAGCCTTCTTTAGAAGTAGATGAGAAGAAGTGCATCTGTTGTGGTGCTTGCTTCCCACCATGCCCTCCAATGCAAATTAATGATGCAGAACATTCAAAATTAGCAGTTTGGGTCGGTGGTAATCACTCAAATGCTCGTGGAAAGCCTACATTCCAAAAACTTGTTGCTGCTGGTATCCCCAACAACCCGCCTCGATGGCCTGAAGCAACAGCGATAGTTAAACGTATTCTTCGTGCTTATAAAGAAGATGCACGTGATTGGGAAAGAATTAACGATTGGGTTGAGCGCGTAGGTTGGCCTCGATTCTTTGAGTTAACAGGACTTCCATTTACCAAGTTCCATATTGATAACTGGAGAGGTGCACGTCGAAGCCTTAACTCTTCAACCCATATTCGTTTCTAAGGTAAGGGAGTTTATTGGTGAAATTTGGAATATTAGTTAATGAAGGCCCTTACACACATCAGGCCTCTGACTCGGCGTTTGAATTTGCTAAAGCAGCGATTGAAAAAGGCCACGAAGTATTTCGTGTTTTCTTCTATCATGACGGCGTGAATAACGGTACTTCACTTGCAGTTCCTCCGCAAGATGATCGCCATATACCGAATAGATGGTCCGAGCTAGCGAAAGATCACAGCGTTGATTTAGTGCTGTGTGTCGCAGCAGCGCAACGTCGCGGCATGTTAGATGAAGACGAAGCTAAGCGTAATGGTAAAACTTCAAATAACGTAGCAGAAGGGTTTCGTATTTCTGGACTTGGCCAGTTAATCGAAGCTGGAATTCAAGCAGACCGTATGGTCGTGTTTGGCGACTAGTTAAGGGAGATTTATTATGGAAGACGGTGATCAAGTCATAAAAAAATTCATGTATATGAACCGTAAGGCCCCTTACGGAACAATCTACGCATTAGAATCTTTAGAGGTTGTATTAATTGCTGCAGCATTTGATCAAGACGTTAGTCTTGTATTTGCAGATGACGGTGTTTACCAGCTTATGAAGGGTCAAAATACAGATGATATTGGGATGAAAAACTTTTCTCCTACTTACTCTGCATTAGGTGATTACGACATTAAAAAGATTTACATCGAAAAAGAATCTTTAGATGAGCGTGGATTATCATTAGAAGATTTACAAGATTTAAAGTACGAAGATGAAGATGATGATTGGGCAGAGAAAGATTCCATTCATCTTGTTTCACGCGAAGAACTTGCTGAAGTGATTGATCAGCAAGATGTCGTATTTAGTTTTTAGAGGATCACGTATATGGCAATGCTACATACAGTTAATAAAAGCCCATTCGAAAGAAATTCACTTGAGTCTTGCTTGCGTTTAGCTAAGTCGGGTAGTTCTGTACTGCTGACTGAAGACGGTGTCGTTGGTGCAATGCAGGGTACTAAGTATTCAAAAAACGTTGCAGATGCAATGACAAATGTTTCTTTTTATGTGCTTGGTCCAGACTTGAAAGCACGTGGATTAAGTGAAAGCAACATTGTGGATGGTGTCAAAGTAGTGGATTACAGCGGTTTTGTCGATTTAGCAGCAGAGCACGAATCAGTGCAAGCTTGGCTGTAATTTATAAATTATTGGTTCTTGTTATTACAACTAAGAATCTAGATTTGCGATTAGCAATAAAACGATAGGAGATATCACATGGCAATAGAAGTCGATGGTCAAAGTTATGAGACTGATGAAGAGGGTTACTTAGCGGATTTGAATCAATGGAGACCTGAGCTTGCAACAGCTATGGCTGATGCTGATGGCGCACCTCTTGATGAAAATCACTGGGAAGTAATCAACTTTCTTCGTGAGTACTATGAAGAGTATCAAATTGCTCCAGCAGTACGTGTACTAACCAAAGCAATTGGTAAGAAATTAGGTAAAGATAAAGGTAATAGTAAATATTTATATGAATTATTTCCTTATGGTCCTGCAAAGCAAGCATGTAAATATGCGGGTCTTCCTAAGCCAACTGGCTGCGTATAGGTTAGTTTGTTGAAACCGAGTAAGCATTTGTTTACTCGGTTTTGTTTCAAATACGCTTTAGTATTTTTATAAAATGTCTATTTTATTTGCTATATTATTTTATGCTGCAACAGCTATCTTAGTGTTTGGTCTTGCGTATCGTATCCGCAAATATATTAAAACCCCCGCGCCACTTAAAATTCCTACTACACCTGCTCCAACGTCGACACCGGGTGTTGCGTTTCGCATGATAAAAGAAATTACTATTTTTGAAAGCCTATTTAAATCCAACAAATGGATTTGGTTGTTTGGATGGTTATTTCACTTCGGCATGCTATTGGTTTTATTACGCCACCTGCGTTACTTCACCGATCCAGTATGGTGGTGGGTTTCATTGCTGCAACCATTTGGTAAGTATGCATCGATTGCCATGCTTGTAGGATTAGGTGGGTTATTGCTTAGACGTATTGTAGTAGATCGCGTTCGTTATATTTCGGCACCTTCAGATTATTTAATGTTATTGCTTATTATTGGTATTGGTGCAACAGGTGCGTTAATGACATTTGTGACTCATACAGACATTGTTACATTGAAATCATACATGTTAGGTTTGATGGTGTTCGATATAAGAACCATGCCTACTGATACAATTTTAGTTATTCATCTATCATTAGTGATTTTATTGATGGCAATATTCCCAATTTCTAAACTGTTACATGCGCCGGGCGTATTCTTTAGCCCTACACGAAATCAGGTTGATAATCCACGTGAAAAGAGACATATCTCTGCATGGGCAATCAAGTTGGAATCTTCCAAATAAGAAATTAAAAGAGTAGAAGAATGGCCGCCGCTAAATTTGATGTCCCAGAGTTAAAGGAATATCCCATTATTCCAAAGTTGCAAAAAGATGCGATGGCGCACAGCGCTCCTTATGTAGCTAAAGAACAGTTTCAAACACAGTTAGGTTATCCGGGTGAGTTAGTTGACAATTGGCAACAAGTTGCCATAGATAAAATGGGCGAGCTAACAGAAAAATACCGTTCGCTACAAGTGTTTCTTGATTCATGTGTTAAGTGTGGAGCTTGCACTGATAAATGTCATTACTATTTGGGTACTACTGATCCTAAGAACATGCCAGTAGCACGCCAAGATTTATTCAGAAAAGTTTACCGTCGCTATTACACTCTGGCAGGCAAATTAGTGCCTAAGCTAGTGGGCGCAGAAGATCTGACTGAAGAAGTACTTGATGATTGGTATACCTATTTCCATCAGTGTTCACAATGTCGTCGCTGTTCTGTGTATTGTCCATATGGAATTGATACTGCAGAAATTTCTATGGCTGCACGTGAAGTTATGGATGCCGTCGGTAAAGGACAAAAATATTGCAATGAGATTATTGGTAAGGCTCAAACCTTAGGTAACAACTTAGGGTTACCAGAACCTGCGTTGATTGATACTTTAGAAGGTCTAGAGGAAGACATCGAAGACGAAACAGGCGTGCAGGTTAAAATGCCATTGGATGTAAAGGGCGCTGATGTTTTGTTGATTACTCCATCTGCTGATTTTTTTGCAGAGCCACATATTGATGGTTTGATTGGTTACGCAAAAGTGTTTCATGAGGCGGGAATTTCTTGGACGATGAGTTCCTATGCAAGTGAAGCTGCTAATTTTGGTATGTTCATTGGAAGTTACGAGAATATGCAGAAACTGGCTTTACGTATTCGTCAGGCAGCACTTGATTTAGGTGTAAAGCGTATTGTGTTTGGAGAATGTGGACACGCATGGCGTGTTGCGTATAGTTTTTTAAATACACTAGCAGGACCATTTGATTTCTTAGATTCAAACTATCCTGTACCACAGCATATTTGTGAGGTAACTCATGGTCTGATTCAAGATGGGAAACTCAATTTAGATAAATCTAGAAACGACCACATGGTTTTAACGTATCACGATTCATGTAATGTCGCGCGAGCATCACGCATGGGCGACACAGCAGGAGGTCAATTCACCATTCCTCGCGACATTATCAAAGCAAGTTGTAATCATTTTTATGATATGCCTGAGCATGCCATTAAAGAAGGCACTTACTGCTGCGGTGGTGGAGGCGGATTGTTAACAGATGATTTAATTGAATTGCGAGTGAAGGGTGCTATGCCTCGAATGCAAGCACTTAAACAAGTCACAGAGCAGAACGGTGTGACCCATATGGCAGCAATTTGTGCGATATGTAAAAGCCAGTTCTCTAAAGTATTTCCATATTACGATTTCCAGATGGACCAGATTGTTAGTGTCCATCAACTCGTCAGTAACGCCATTGTTTTAACCGGTCAAACAGATGGTGATAGTGATGATGAAGATTCAAAAGACGCTGAAGAAGCGGCTTAAACAAGTTAAACGATATTAGCTAACTAGGAGCAAAGTTATGGCTACATCAAAGGATGAGATGTCTTATAAATTAACATTTCGGAAGTATGATGATGGTGATCACCAATGGGGAAATTTTGGGGATCAAATTTTTGAAGGCGATGCGTCTCATAAATGCCCTACTTATGTTCACCGTACTCCACCTTGCCAAGGCAGCTGTCCTTCAGGTGAAGATATTCGCGGGTGGTTAGACATTGTTCGAGGCATAGAGGCTCCACCAGAAGGTGTGACAATGCAGGAATATGCATTCCGTCGCTCAACAGATGCAAATCCATTCCCATCCATGATGGGCCGCGTATGTCCAGCACCCTGCCAAGATGGTTGTAACCGAAACCATGTGGAAGATTTTGTAGGCATAAACTCTGTGGAACAATACATTGGTGACACTGCGACAAAAGAAGACTTTAAGTTTGAAGCACCAGCTAAATTAAGCGGCAAAAAAGTTGCCATTATTGGTGGTGGTCCTGCTGGATTAGCAGCAGCTTACCAATTACGTCGAAAAGGCCATGCCAGCATCATTTTTGACGATCATGATGAGTTAGGAGGAATGTTTAAGTACGGCATTCCTGGTTACCGCACACCACGTGATTTCTTGGATGCAGAAATCCAAAGAATTTTAGATCTAGGTGATATTGAGGTTCGTTTAAATACCCGTGTTGGACGTGATATACCTTTAGCAGATTTAGAAAATGACTATGATGCTGTTGTTTGGGCACTAGGATGTCAAACAGGTCGAAGTCTTCCAGTGCCAAACGGTGATGCACCAAACTGCGTTGCGGGCGTTAAATTCTTAGAGGCATTTAACAAGGGTATATTAAAAGTTACTGCAGACCGCGTTGTATGTGTTGGTGGTGGTGATACATCAATTGACGTTGTGTCTGTTGCACGCCGTCTTGGGAAAATTTCTAAACTAGATAAGAAAGAGGCACCAGAGCATGTGATTGGTGGCTATGTTGCACATGATGCAGCATATGCGGCTGCACGAGAAGGTGCTGAAGTTACGTTAACTTCATTATTCGAACGTGAAGGAATGACTGCAGCCGAGCATGAAGTTCATGATGCGCTTCATGAGGGTGTACGTAT harbors:
- a CDS encoding (Fe-S)-binding protein, which gives rise to MAAAKFDVPELKEYPIIPKLQKDAMAHSAPYVAKEQFQTQLGYPGELVDNWQQVAIDKMGELTEKYRSLQVFLDSCVKCGACTDKCHYYLGTTDPKNMPVARQDLFRKVYRRYYTLAGKLVPKLVGAEDLTEEVLDDWYTYFHQCSQCRRCSVYCPYGIDTAEISMAAREVMDAVGKGQKYCNEIIGKAQTLGNNLGLPEPALIDTLEGLEEDIEDETGVQVKMPLDVKGADVLLITPSADFFAEPHIDGLIGYAKVFHEAGISWTMSSYASEAANFGMFIGSYENMQKLALRIRQAALDLGVKRIVFGECGHAWRVAYSFLNTLAGPFDFLDSNYPVPQHICEVTHGLIQDGKLNLDKSRNDHMVLTYHDSCNVARASRMGDTAGGQFTIPRDIIKASCNHFYDMPEHAIKEGTYCCGGGGGLLTDDLIELRVKGAMPRMQALKQVTEQNGVTHMAAICAICKSQFSKVFPYYDFQMDQIVSVHQLVSNAIVLTGQTDGDSDDEDSKDAEEAA
- a CDS encoding NAD(P)-binding protein, whose product is MATSKDEMSYKLTFRKYDDGDHQWGNFGDQIFEGDASHKCPTYVHRTPPCQGSCPSGEDIRGWLDIVRGIEAPPEGVTMQEYAFRRSTDANPFPSMMGRVCPAPCQDGCNRNHVEDFVGINSVEQYIGDTATKEDFKFEAPAKLSGKKVAIIGGGPAGLAAAYQLRRKGHASIIFDDHDELGGMFKYGIPGYRTPRDFLDAEIQRILDLGDIEVRLNTRVGRDIPLADLENDYDAVVWALGCQTGRSLPVPNGDAPNCVAGVKFLEAFNKGILKVTADRVVCVGGGDTSIDVVSVARRLGKISKLDKKEAPEHVIGGYVAHDAAYAAAREGAEVTLTSLFEREGMTAAEHEVHDALHEGVRIDNGVMPVEVILNDEGRATALRMAKCKMEDGRPTPVEGTEYDIECDLIVSAIGQGGDLEGLEDFDNGRGLIEADKHYQVPGKEGHFVCGDIIRPHLLTTAIGQASICADSVDFYLKGQEFAKRPKVDVHHFSLLEKLQESGLEPEDYESGEFRGTDEAGFSVHNYEDRSAQEIISADRLFLGHFEFTPRVLRDSHGPDSEQVLGHFEERMIGLSEEQAVEEAGRCMSCGMCFECDNCVIYCPQDAVFRVKKDQTTTGRYVDTNYDKCIGCHICADVCPTGYIDMALGDH